The genomic region GGGGGAGATCTCTAAGCCCTTTGAGTCGAGTTTTGGTTGGCATATCATCCAGATGGATAAGATCCGCGGTAAGGAAGTAAGCGTAAGGCATATATTGCTAATGCCTGTCATACCACAAGCGGCTTTAGATGAGGCAAAGGAAAAGATAGAGAAGATACGCAGCCGCATTGTGAATAAAGAACTCACTTTTGACGAGGCTGCACGTAGCCTTTCAGATGAAAAAGAGACCCGCAATGATGGTGGTCAGCTCATCAACCCAGAAGACCTCTCCACACGCTTTGAGCTTACGCGTATTGAGCCATCGCTCTATGCACGTATCTCCGACCTGAAGGACAATGAGGTGTCTATTCCTTTCTTAGATGAGGATAGAACAGGCAAAAAGACTTATAAGATCTATCAGATTACCAATCGCATTGATGAGCACCAAGCCGACTTCGTAAAGGACTATGTGAAAATACAGGATTTAGCCCTGAAAGAGAAGCAACTGAAAGCCATCACCAAGTGGATGAAGGAGCACATTGAGAAGACTTATGTAGCAGTAAATGGCGAATATCGCAAATGTCAATTTACCAACAACTGGTTAAAGAAATAAAGCAATGATAATCGAACAGCGCATAGCCCATATACAGCAGATGGAGGGAGTGCTCAACACCTCAGAGGCACTCATCAAAGAGCTCTACGAAATGCTTGAGCGTTGGGAAGCCCATCAGCCTGCCCTAAAGCAGCTCATCGCTTATTACGAGAGTGAGCAATGGATGGAGGACTACGATGCCAGCAATGAAGGACAGCTACCGAAAGATATGCCACAAGGTGTACTCAGTGAGGATGCCGTCTACAATGTAATCACTGATATAAAGAGCCTGAAAGAAACTTTTGCAGAGTGTAGTAAATATAAGATATAAAAAATAACTCTTGCTTGATGAAATACCCAAGCAGGAGTTATTTTTATATAACAAGTGAGAGTTGTTTACTCCTCACTCTCTTTCATATTATGGTATACATTCTGTACGTCATCATCCTCTTCTATTTTCTCTAACAGCTTTTCCACGTCTGCCATTTGCTCAGGGGTAAGCTCCGTCAGCGATTGTGGGATACGCTCAAAGCCTGAGGAAAGGATTTCAAGACCTCTACTTTCCAGCTCTTTTTGTATCGCTCCAAAGCTACCAAAAGGTGCATAGATGAGTATGCCGTCTTCATCTACGAACACCTCCTCAGCTCCAAAGTCTATCATTTCGAGTTCTAAC from Capnocytophaga haemolytica harbors:
- a CDS encoding DUF4298 domain-containing protein, producing the protein MIIEQRIAHIQQMEGVLNTSEALIKELYEMLERWEAHQPALKQLIAYYESEQWMEDYDASNEGQLPKDMPQGVLSEDAVYNVITDIKSLKETFAECSKYKI